A genomic window from Triticum urartu cultivar G1812 chromosome 7, Tu2.1, whole genome shotgun sequence includes:
- the LOC125523517 gene encoding ubiquitin carboxyl-terminal hydrolase 23-like isoform X1 yields MAEVSAAAAPVPEGVLHRRIEFHLARRPHAAAAVGGGGFQMETLNPDAAGGAATAAAGAARGEAEARRPEKAEALGLDPELTVARIYLGRIGAGLQNLGNTCYLNSVLQCLTYTEPFAAYLQSGRHKSSCRTAGFCALCALQNHVKTALQSTGKIVTPSQIVKNLRCISRSFRNSRQEDAHELMVNLLESMHKCCLPSGVPSESASAYEKSLVHRIFGGRLRSQVKCTRCSHCSNTFDPFLDLSLDIGKATTLVRALQNFTEDELLDGGQKQYQCERCRQKVVAKKRFTIDQAPNVLTVHLKRFSPFRPREKIDKKVDFQPVLDLKPFMSDSKGADYKYSLYGVLVHAGWSTQSGHYYCFVRTSSGMWHNLDDNQVRQVREADVLKQKAYMLFYVRDRIGNTLGRKDNSTPNLPVNNMIPGKISSINGVMEAKSSGLTSPYANKKLQSTSNAHSSVSSMTLVDHCSTNAGKAETAAALQNSVLPAAQKALGPQNDGATLSTKSKQVASSSHKETSSSDQLASSNQTMAKMSLQEPKTGGALAKLGNNTSIASSMVSGPAGLSETDKQTSCSQTCSKPSSNLVGTITGFTAQTFQTKDAVLSNGVIPSTSGGDPVSSEKMKDLTGSLKQDDHIVKALTTSKKEKTILPGLEQVDVGKQISSQVSTKVVPGDSCNGRMTKRVDSKSKKLVRYPLMKLWLRPRQLSLKQQKKKHKKTKKRVKDTASVDCSGDNSSEQQTSTSATVPPKTAGSTSRKRKHAHASASSENGTQVFKDSQQVVGASSAGAGDHNMDARNGKSQTSANQANSRNNVDAKRGAASQQVVIRTEDLRAEVTVPCWDDVAVPNSETSEYKSSGKKSIGYVLDEWDEEYDRGKAKKVRKAKEDDDDNGMNPFQAEANYVSARKTKQNSYKSKPWDKPARPSR; encoded by the exons ATGGCGGAGGTGtccgcggcggcggcgccggtgCCGGAGGGCGTCCTGCACAGGAGGATAGAGTTCCACCTCGCCAGGAGGCCGCACGCCGCGGCGGCCGTCGGGGGAGGCGGGTTCCAGATGGAGACCCTCAACCCGGACGCCGCGGGTGGGGCGGCCACCGCGGCGGCGGGAGCGGCCAGGGGCGAGGCGGAGGCGAGGAGGCCGGAGAAGGCCGAGGCTCTGGGCTTGGATCCGGAGCTCACCGTCGCCAGGATCTACCTCGGGAGAATT GGTgctggtctgcaaaatcttgggAACACTTGCTACCTCAACTCGGTTCTGCAATGCTTGACGTACACGGAGCCGTTCGCAGCCTACTTGCAGAGTGGAAGGCACAAGTCTTCAT GTCGTACTGCTGGATTTTGTGCATTGTGTGCTCTCCAGAACCATGTTAAGACTGCTCTACAGTCAACTGGAAAAATAGTGACGCCATCACAAATTGTCAAGAACTTGCGAT GCATTTCTCGTAGCTTCCGTAATTCAAGGCAGGAAGATGCTCATGAGTTAATGGTTAACTTGCTTGAATCCATGCATAAATGCTGTTTACCTTCTGGAGTACCGAGCGAATCTGCAAGTGCTTATGAGAAGAGCTTAGTTCACAGAATATTTGGTGGCCGCCTAAGAAGTCAG GTGAAATGCACAAGGTGCTCGCATTGTTCCAACACATTTGATCCTTTCTTGGATCTCAGTCTTGATATTGGAAAGGCCACAACTTTGGTGAGAGCGCTTCAAAACTTTACCGAGGATGAACTACTTGATGGCGGTCAAAAGCAGTATCAGTGTGAGCGCTGCAGGCAGAAAGTTGTAGCAAAGAAAAGGTTTACAATTGATCAAGCTCCAAATGTTTTGACAGTTCATCTGAAGCGCTTTAGCCCTTTCCGTCCCCGTGAAAAGATTGACAAAAAAGTGGATTTTCAACCTGTTCTAGACTTGAAACCATTTATGAGTGATTCTAAA GGCGCAGATTACAAATACAGTCTTTATGGTGTCTTGGTTCATGCTGGTTGGAGTACTCAATCTGGTCATTATTATTGCTTTGTTCGGACTTCCAGTGGGATGTGGCACAATCTTGACGATAATCAG GTACGCCAAGTTCGTGAGGCAGACGTACTGAAACAGAAAGCCTATATGTTATTTTATGTACGTGACAGAATTGGGAACACATTGGGGCGCAAAGACAACAGCACTCCTAATCTGCCTGTAAACAACATGATCCCTGGGAAGATTTCATCTATCAATGGTGTAATGGAAGCAAAATCGAGTGGTCTGACATCACCTTATGCAAATAAGAAGTTGCAGAGTACAAGCAATGCCCATTCCAGCGTTAGCAGTATGACATTAGTAGACCATTGTTCAACAAATGCTGGCAAAGCTGAAACTGCTGCAGCCCTTCAAAACAGTGTCCTGCCCGCCGCACAGAAAGCCCTTGGACCTCAAAATGATGGTGCTACATTGTCAACTAAATCAAAGCAAGTTGCTTCAAGTAGTCATAAAGAGACATCTTCATCAGATCAACTGGCGAGCAGCAATCAGACAATGGCTAAGATGTCATTGCAGGAACCAAAGACTGGTGGTGCATTGGCCAAGCTGGGAAATAATACTTCTATTGCCTCATCTATGGTCAGTGGTCCTGCTGGACTGTCAGAGACAGATAAACAAACTTCTTGCTCTCAAACATGTTCCAAGCCAAGCTCGAACTTGGTTGGCACGATTACCGGGTTTACCGCGCAAACTTTCCAAACTAAG GATGCTGTTCTTTCAAATGGTGTCATCCCTAGCACTAGCGGTGGAGATCCAGTTTCAAGTGAGAAAATGAAGGACTTAACAGGATctctcaagcaagatgaccacATAGTGAAGGCTTTGACGACGAGCAAG AAGGAGAAAACCATACTACCAGGACTTGAGCAAGTTGATGTTGGAAAACAGATCTCCTCGCAAGTTTCCACGAAGGTGGTTCCAGGCGATTCATGTAATGGCAGAATGACTAAAAGGGTGGACTCGAAGTCAAAGAAACTTGTGAGATATCCATTAATGAAGTTATGGCTCCGGCCAAGACAATTATCACTAAAGCAACAAAAGAAGAAGCATAAGAAAACCAAAAAGCGCGTTAAGGACACGGCCAGTGTTGATTGTTCTGGTGACAACAGCAGTGAGCAGCAGACATCAACGTCAGCAACTGTGCCGCCAAAAACTGCAGGATCTACATCTCGTAAGCGGAAACATGCCCATGCCAGTGCAAGTTCTGAAAATGGCACCCAAGTATTCAAAGACAGCCAGCAGGTTGTTGGAGCAAGCAGTGCTGGTGCTGGTGATCATAACATGGACGCCAGGAATGGAAAGAGTCAAACTTCTGCAAATCAAGCAAATTCAAGAAACAACGTAGATGCAAAGAGGGGAGCCGCCTCCCAACAAGTCGTTATTCGCACAGAGGACTTGAGGGCAGAAGTTACCG TTCCGTGCTGGGATGATGTTGCCGTGCCAAACAGTGAGACTAGTGAGTACAAAAGTTCGGGGAAGAAGAGCATTGGATATGTGCTGGATGAGTG GGATGAGGAGTACGACCGTGGAAAGGCAAAGAAGGTCAGGAAAGCAAAGGAAGACGATGACGACAATGGCATGAACCCCTTCCAGGCGGAGGCCAACTACGTATCAGCGCGGAAGACGAAACAGAATTCCTACAAATCCAAGCCTTGGGACAAGCCCGCCAGACCGAGTCGCTAG
- the LOC125523517 gene encoding ubiquitin carboxyl-terminal hydrolase 23-like isoform X2 — protein MVNLLESMHKCCLPSGVPSESASAYEKSLVHRIFGGRLRSQVKCTRCSHCSNTFDPFLDLSLDIGKATTLVRALQNFTEDELLDGGQKQYQCERCRQKVVAKKRFTIDQAPNVLTVHLKRFSPFRPREKIDKKVDFQPVLDLKPFMSDSKGADYKYSLYGVLVHAGWSTQSGHYYCFVRTSSGMWHNLDDNQVRQVREADVLKQKAYMLFYVRDRIGNTLGRKDNSTPNLPVNNMIPGKISSINGVMEAKSSGLTSPYANKKLQSTSNAHSSVSSMTLVDHCSTNAGKAETAAALQNSVLPAAQKALGPQNDGATLSTKSKQVASSSHKETSSSDQLASSNQTMAKMSLQEPKTGGALAKLGNNTSIASSMVSGPAGLSETDKQTSCSQTCSKPSSNLVGTITGFTAQTFQTKDAVLSNGVIPSTSGGDPVSSEKMKDLTGSLKQDDHIVKALTTSKKEKTILPGLEQVDVGKQISSQVSTKVVPGDSCNGRMTKRVDSKSKKLVRYPLMKLWLRPRQLSLKQQKKKHKKTKKRVKDTASVDCSGDNSSEQQTSTSATVPPKTAGSTSRKRKHAHASASSENGTQVFKDSQQVVGASSAGAGDHNMDARNGKSQTSANQANSRNNVDAKRGAASQQVVIRTEDLRAEVTVPCWDDVAVPNSETSEYKSSGKKSIGYVLDEWDEEYDRGKAKKVRKAKEDDDDNGMNPFQAEANYVSARKTKQNSYKSKPWDKPARPSR, from the exons ATGGTTAACTTGCTTGAATCCATGCATAAATGCTGTTTACCTTCTGGAGTACCGAGCGAATCTGCAAGTGCTTATGAGAAGAGCTTAGTTCACAGAATATTTGGTGGCCGCCTAAGAAGTCAG GTGAAATGCACAAGGTGCTCGCATTGTTCCAACACATTTGATCCTTTCTTGGATCTCAGTCTTGATATTGGAAAGGCCACAACTTTGGTGAGAGCGCTTCAAAACTTTACCGAGGATGAACTACTTGATGGCGGTCAAAAGCAGTATCAGTGTGAGCGCTGCAGGCAGAAAGTTGTAGCAAAGAAAAGGTTTACAATTGATCAAGCTCCAAATGTTTTGACAGTTCATCTGAAGCGCTTTAGCCCTTTCCGTCCCCGTGAAAAGATTGACAAAAAAGTGGATTTTCAACCTGTTCTAGACTTGAAACCATTTATGAGTGATTCTAAA GGCGCAGATTACAAATACAGTCTTTATGGTGTCTTGGTTCATGCTGGTTGGAGTACTCAATCTGGTCATTATTATTGCTTTGTTCGGACTTCCAGTGGGATGTGGCACAATCTTGACGATAATCAG GTACGCCAAGTTCGTGAGGCAGACGTACTGAAACAGAAAGCCTATATGTTATTTTATGTACGTGACAGAATTGGGAACACATTGGGGCGCAAAGACAACAGCACTCCTAATCTGCCTGTAAACAACATGATCCCTGGGAAGATTTCATCTATCAATGGTGTAATGGAAGCAAAATCGAGTGGTCTGACATCACCTTATGCAAATAAGAAGTTGCAGAGTACAAGCAATGCCCATTCCAGCGTTAGCAGTATGACATTAGTAGACCATTGTTCAACAAATGCTGGCAAAGCTGAAACTGCTGCAGCCCTTCAAAACAGTGTCCTGCCCGCCGCACAGAAAGCCCTTGGACCTCAAAATGATGGTGCTACATTGTCAACTAAATCAAAGCAAGTTGCTTCAAGTAGTCATAAAGAGACATCTTCATCAGATCAACTGGCGAGCAGCAATCAGACAATGGCTAAGATGTCATTGCAGGAACCAAAGACTGGTGGTGCATTGGCCAAGCTGGGAAATAATACTTCTATTGCCTCATCTATGGTCAGTGGTCCTGCTGGACTGTCAGAGACAGATAAACAAACTTCTTGCTCTCAAACATGTTCCAAGCCAAGCTCGAACTTGGTTGGCACGATTACCGGGTTTACCGCGCAAACTTTCCAAACTAAG GATGCTGTTCTTTCAAATGGTGTCATCCCTAGCACTAGCGGTGGAGATCCAGTTTCAAGTGAGAAAATGAAGGACTTAACAGGATctctcaagcaagatgaccacATAGTGAAGGCTTTGACGACGAGCAAG AAGGAGAAAACCATACTACCAGGACTTGAGCAAGTTGATGTTGGAAAACAGATCTCCTCGCAAGTTTCCACGAAGGTGGTTCCAGGCGATTCATGTAATGGCAGAATGACTAAAAGGGTGGACTCGAAGTCAAAGAAACTTGTGAGATATCCATTAATGAAGTTATGGCTCCGGCCAAGACAATTATCACTAAAGCAACAAAAGAAGAAGCATAAGAAAACCAAAAAGCGCGTTAAGGACACGGCCAGTGTTGATTGTTCTGGTGACAACAGCAGTGAGCAGCAGACATCAACGTCAGCAACTGTGCCGCCAAAAACTGCAGGATCTACATCTCGTAAGCGGAAACATGCCCATGCCAGTGCAAGTTCTGAAAATGGCACCCAAGTATTCAAAGACAGCCAGCAGGTTGTTGGAGCAAGCAGTGCTGGTGCTGGTGATCATAACATGGACGCCAGGAATGGAAAGAGTCAAACTTCTGCAAATCAAGCAAATTCAAGAAACAACGTAGATGCAAAGAGGGGAGCCGCCTCCCAACAAGTCGTTATTCGCACAGAGGACTTGAGGGCAGAAGTTACCG TTCCGTGCTGGGATGATGTTGCCGTGCCAAACAGTGAGACTAGTGAGTACAAAAGTTCGGGGAAGAAGAGCATTGGATATGTGCTGGATGAGTG GGATGAGGAGTACGACCGTGGAAAGGCAAAGAAGGTCAGGAAAGCAAAGGAAGACGATGACGACAATGGCATGAACCCCTTCCAGGCGGAGGCCAACTACGTATCAGCGCGGAAGACGAAACAGAATTCCTACAAATCCAAGCCTTGGGACAAGCCCGCCAGACCGAGTCGCTAG